One genomic window of Paraburkholderia acidiphila includes the following:
- a CDS encoding zinc-ribbon and DUF3426 domain-containing protein, which translates to MLLATRCPFCETVFRVQPTQLAVRRGLVRCGHCQEAFDASGSLYEMPEGGDFTRAVPVAAEIAASLTSVPSAPASHFTARPASQPDSQPDSQLASQPASQAESQFTASQQPDVRPAAAAPSQEPPPQLSATPNFTNRAWDPWAPPQDSKLDPRLKYNADKLPGASIAPGATPGVTPGVESRIIFDDEPTLRRESHDASHEPAAPAAPAASATPATPPEQPAAAEPFPPAARWTRSEPNLGTSGPTEPTFSANEASAAAHINDPEPALGPRAREAAPEPAFSALSPNDGSSPFAVTREAPAHARASRGLVWRVLGTLIAILLLALLVVQLAWWQRETVMVYWPDSQPLYQQACEQLGCRVLPPRDIDGLLVEPSDLRQVDNEPHHLELKVPLRNRFNVALAYPAIELSLLDRQNNIVVRRVLWPQDYVTPGTSIEAGLPARTTQTMIVRLDTGDVVASNFRIEIFYP; encoded by the coding sequence ATGCTTCTGGCAACGCGCTGCCCCTTCTGTGAAACCGTATTCCGCGTCCAGCCCACGCAGCTCGCCGTGCGGCGCGGCCTCGTGCGTTGCGGACATTGTCAGGAAGCGTTCGACGCGTCGGGCAGTTTGTATGAGATGCCCGAAGGCGGCGACTTCACGCGCGCCGTGCCCGTTGCTGCGGAGATCGCGGCCAGCCTGACCTCGGTGCCGTCGGCGCCTGCTTCACACTTCACTGCGCGGCCTGCTTCACAGCCCGATTCACAGCCGGATTCACAGCTTGCATCACAGCCGGCTTCACAAGCCGAGTCGCAGTTCACGGCATCGCAGCAGCCTGACGTTCGGCCCGCAGCAGCGGCGCCATCGCAAGAGCCGCCTCCGCAGCTGAGCGCCACACCCAATTTCACGAATCGCGCGTGGGACCCGTGGGCTCCGCCCCAGGACAGCAAGCTCGATCCGCGCCTGAAATACAACGCCGATAAACTACCCGGGGCAAGCATCGCCCCAGGCGCCACGCCCGGCGTCACACCCGGAGTCGAGTCGCGGATTATCTTCGACGACGAGCCGACGCTTAGGCGCGAGTCACACGATGCATCCCACGAGCCGGCGGCACCAGCAGCACCCGCCGCCTCCGCAACACCTGCGACGCCGCCCGAGCAACCGGCAGCCGCCGAGCCCTTCCCGCCCGCCGCACGCTGGACGCGCAGCGAGCCGAACCTCGGCACGAGCGGCCCGACCGAACCGACCTTTTCGGCCAACGAAGCATCGGCTGCGGCTCATATCAACGACCCGGAGCCCGCGCTCGGCCCTCGCGCTCGCGAAGCCGCGCCCGAGCCCGCGTTCAGCGCGCTCTCGCCCAACGACGGCAGCTCGCCGTTCGCCGTCACCCGCGAAGCGCCGGCTCACGCGCGCGCCTCGCGCGGCCTCGTCTGGCGCGTTCTTGGTACGCTCATCGCCATCCTGTTGCTCGCGCTGCTCGTCGTGCAGCTCGCGTGGTGGCAGCGCGAAACGGTCATGGTCTACTGGCCCGACTCGCAGCCGCTCTATCAGCAGGCGTGCGAGCAGCTCGGCTGCCGCGTGCTGCCGCCGCGCGACATCGACGGCCTGCTGGTCGAGCCGTCCGATCTGCGCCAGGTCGACAACGAGCCGCATCATCTCGAACTGAAGGTGCCGCTGCGCAACCGCTTCAACGTGGCGCTCGCGTACCCCGCCATCGAGCTCTCGCTGCTCGACCGGCAGAACAACATCGTCGTGCGGCGCGTGCTGTGGCCGCAGGACTACGTCACGCCCGGCACGTCGATCGAAGCCGGTCTGCCGGCACGCACCACGCAAACCATGATCGTGCGGCTCGACACGGGCGACGTGGTGGCCTCGAACTTCCGCATCGAAATTTTCTACCCCTGA
- a CDS encoding carbohydrate kinase family protein, whose translation MATLICGSLAYDNIMTFEGRFREHILPEQVHILNVSFLVPTMRREFGGCAGNIAYALHLLGGDARIMATLGAADARPYLERLDTLGLSKAHVRVLDDTWSAQAMITTDLENNQITAFHPGAMMQSHLNRADEAPGIKLGIVAPDGFDGMVQHVEQFAKAGVPFIFDPGQGLPLFDGASLRRAIELATYVAVNDYEANLVSHRTGWSFDEIASHVDALIITRGEHGSQIYHGGKIEEIPPVKAAQVLDPTGCGDAFRGGLLYGIENGLDWATTGRLASLMGALKIEHLGPQNYAPTRAQINERFKEAFGYELPN comes from the coding sequence TTGGCTACGCTGATCTGCGGCTCGCTCGCCTACGACAACATCATGACCTTCGAGGGTCGCTTTCGGGAGCACATCTTGCCCGAGCAGGTGCACATCCTGAACGTGAGCTTCCTCGTGCCGACGATGCGCCGCGAGTTCGGCGGCTGTGCCGGCAACATTGCGTACGCGCTGCATCTGCTCGGCGGCGACGCGCGCATCATGGCGACGCTCGGCGCAGCCGACGCGCGCCCCTACCTCGAACGCCTCGATACGCTCGGCCTCTCGAAGGCGCACGTGCGCGTGCTGGACGATACGTGGTCCGCGCAGGCGATGATCACGACCGACCTCGAGAACAACCAGATCACCGCGTTCCACCCGGGCGCGATGATGCAATCGCATTTGAACCGCGCCGACGAAGCGCCGGGCATCAAGCTCGGCATCGTCGCGCCGGACGGCTTCGACGGCATGGTTCAGCACGTCGAGCAGTTCGCGAAGGCCGGCGTGCCGTTTATCTTTGATCCGGGTCAAGGTCTACCGCTCTTCGACGGTGCGTCACTGCGCCGCGCAATTGAACTTGCGACCTACGTAGCGGTCAACGACTACGAAGCCAACCTTGTCAGCCATCGCACCGGCTGGTCGTTCGACGAAATCGCCAGCCATGTCGACGCGCTGATCATCACGCGCGGCGAGCACGGCTCGCAGATCTACCACGGCGGCAAGATCGAGGAGATTCCTCCGGTCAAGGCCGCTCAGGTGCTCGACCCGACCGGTTGCGGCGACGCTTTCCGCGGCGGCCTGCTCTACGGCATCGAGAACGGCCTCGACTGGGCAACCACGGGGCGTCTCGCGAGCCTGATGGGCGCGCTCAAGATCGAGCATCTCGGTCCGCAGAACTATGCGCCCACGCGGGCGCAGATCAACGAACGGTTCAAGGAGGCATTCGGCTACGAACTGCCGAACTGA
- a CDS encoding histone H1-like DNA-binding protein — protein sequence MATAKKKPAAKKAAVKKVAAKKAAPAKKAAAKKVAVKKVAAKKVAVKKVAAKKAAPAKKAAAKKVAAKKVAVKKVAAKKAAPAKKAAAKKVAAKKVAVKKVAAKKAAPAKKAAAKKVAAKKVAAKKAPAKKAAAKKAAPAKKAAAKKAAKKAPAKAAAAPAAPAAQPSAPAATVKTALNPAAAWPFPTGSRP from the coding sequence ATGGCTACTGCCAAGAAGAAACCGGCGGCTAAGAAGGCCGCAGTGAAGAAGGTTGCAGCGAAGAAGGCAGCTCCGGCGAAGAAGGCCGCAGCGAAGAAGGTCGCGGTCAAGAAGGTCGCAGCCAAGAAAGTCGCCGTGAAGAAGGTTGCTGCGAAGAAGGCAGCACCGGCGAAGAAGGCCGCAGCGAAGAAGGTTGCAGCCAAGAAAGTCGCCGTGAAGAAGGTTGCTGCGAAGAAGGCAGCACCGGCGAAGAAGGCCGCAGCGAAGAAGGTTGCAGCCAAGAAAGTCGCCGTGAAGAAGGTTGCTGCGAAGAAGGCAGCACCGGCGAAGAAGGCCGCGGCCAAGAAGGTTGCTGCGAAGAAGGTTGCAGCCAAGAAGGCGCCTGCGAAGAAGGCTGCTGCCAAGAAGGCTGCGCCTGCGAAGAAGGCTGCCGCCAAGAAGGCTGCCAAGAAGGCGCCTGCGAAGGCCGCTGCCGCACCTGCTGCCCCTGCTGCGCAACCGTCCGCGCCCGCAGCAACGGTCAAGACTGCCCTGAATCCGGCCGCAGCATGGCCGTTTCCGACCGGCAGCCGTCCGTAA
- the accC gene encoding acetyl-CoA carboxylase biotin carboxylase subunit translates to MFEKILIANRGEIALRIQRACRELGVKTVVVYSEADKEAKYVKLADEAVCIGPAPSNLSYLNMPALISAAEVTDAEAIHPGYGFLSENADFAERVEQSGFTFIGPRPETIRMMGDKVTAKQTMIKTGVPCVPGSEGALPDDPKEIVKIARAIGYPVIIKAAGGGGGRGMRVVHTEAALVNAVNMTREEAGRAFGNPQVYMEKYLENPRHIEIQILADSFKNAVWLGERDCSMQRRHQKVIEEAPAPGIARRLLDRIGDRCADACKKMGYLGAGTFEFLYENGEFYFIEMNTRVQVEHPVTELITGIDIVQEQIRIAAGEKLSFRQRDIQLKGHAIECRINAEDPFKFTPSPGRLTSWHMPGGPGVRVDSHAYNGYFVPPNYDSMIGKLITYGATREQAIQRMRIALSEMVVEGIQTNIPLHRELMLDAKFVEGGTSIHYLESRLAERQAVKKDEA, encoded by the coding sequence ATGTTTGAAAAAATCCTCATTGCCAATCGTGGCGAAATCGCGCTCCGCATCCAGCGCGCATGCCGCGAACTCGGCGTCAAGACGGTCGTCGTCTATTCGGAAGCCGACAAGGAAGCCAAGTACGTAAAGCTCGCCGACGAGGCGGTCTGTATCGGCCCGGCGCCTTCGAACCTGAGCTACCTGAACATGCCCGCGCTCATCAGCGCGGCAGAAGTGACCGACGCAGAAGCGATCCACCCCGGCTACGGCTTCCTCTCCGAGAACGCCGACTTCGCCGAACGTGTGGAGCAGTCGGGCTTCACGTTCATCGGCCCGCGCCCGGAAACTATCCGCATGATGGGCGACAAGGTCACGGCGAAGCAGACCATGATCAAGACCGGCGTGCCCTGCGTGCCGGGCTCGGAAGGTGCACTGCCCGACGATCCGAAAGAAATCGTGAAGATTGCGCGCGCGATCGGCTACCCCGTCATCATCAAGGCGGCGGGCGGCGGCGGCGGGCGCGGCATGCGCGTCGTGCACACGGAAGCGGCGCTCGTGAACGCGGTCAACATGACCCGCGAGGAAGCCGGCCGTGCGTTCGGCAACCCGCAGGTCTACATGGAGAAGTACCTCGAGAACCCGCGTCACATCGAGATCCAGATTCTCGCCGACTCGTTCAAGAACGCCGTGTGGCTCGGCGAGCGCGACTGCTCGATGCAGCGCCGCCACCAGAAGGTGATCGAGGAAGCGCCGGCGCCGGGCATCGCGCGCCGCCTGCTCGACCGCATCGGCGATCGTTGCGCCGACGCGTGCAAGAAGATGGGCTACCTCGGCGCGGGCACCTTCGAGTTCCTGTACGAAAACGGCGAGTTCTACTTCATCGAGATGAACACGCGCGTGCAGGTCGAGCACCCGGTCACCGAATTGATCACGGGCATCGACATCGTGCAGGAGCAGATCCGCATTGCCGCGGGCGAGAAGCTCTCGTTCCGTCAGCGCGACATCCAGCTGAAGGGCCACGCGATCGAGTGCCGTATCAACGCGGAAGATCCGTTCAAGTTCACGCCGTCGCCGGGCCGTCTCACGTCGTGGCACATGCCGGGCGGTCCTGGCGTGCGCGTCGACTCGCATGCCTACAATGGCTATTTCGTGCCGCCGAACTATGATTCGATGATCGGCAAGCTGATCACCTACGGCGCCACGCGCGAGCAGGCCATTCAGCGCATGCGCATCGCGCTCTCGGAAATGGTGGTCGAAGGCATTCAGACCAACATCCCGCTGCACCGCGAACTGATGCTCGACGCGAAGTTCGTCGAGGGCGGCACGAGCATTCACTACCTCGAAAGCCGTCTGGCCGAACGCCAGGCAGTGAAGAAGGACGAAGCGTAA
- a CDS encoding TlpA family protein disulfide reductase → MNTTRILAGVAVAAIAAGGGILAGHWATSGGAGVADAASVSSNAASASGKQNAVGQLWSAAVTNPDGKAQSLAIYKGRPIVVNFWASWCGPCVEEMPELSALQREYAKKGIQFVGVGVDSAANIKTFLKKVPVDYPIYIAGFGGADVARAFGNNAGGLPYTVVIDANGAVRATKLGQIKPDELRRTLDAL, encoded by the coding sequence ATGAATACGACGCGGATTCTGGCCGGCGTGGCAGTAGCGGCAATCGCCGCAGGCGGCGGCATACTGGCCGGGCATTGGGCGACGAGCGGCGGCGCCGGCGTGGCCGACGCGGCCTCGGTAAGCAGCAACGCGGCCTCGGCGAGCGGTAAGCAGAATGCGGTCGGCCAGCTCTGGTCGGCGGCAGTCACGAACCCGGACGGCAAGGCGCAGTCGCTTGCCATCTACAAGGGGCGGCCCATTGTGGTCAACTTCTGGGCCTCGTGGTGTGGCCCGTGCGTCGAGGAAATGCCGGAGCTTTCCGCGCTTCAGCGCGAGTATGCGAAGAAGGGCATTCAGTTCGTCGGCGTCGGCGTGGATTCGGCGGCGAACATCAAGACGTTCCTCAAGAAGGTGCCCGTCGATTACCCGATCTACATCGCCGGTTTCGGCGGCGCGGACGTCGCGCGCGCGTTCGGCAACAATGCGGGTGGCTTACCTTACACGGTGGTAATCGACGCGAACGGCGCCGTTCGCGCGACAAAATTAGGACAAATCAAGCCCGACGAGCTTCGGCGCACGCTCGACGCGCTTTGA
- a CDS encoding UDP-N-acetylmuramate--alanine ligase — protein sequence MVRRSHFDPQRVREEIAIAAARMIAEDGLDYATAKRKAARQVVGETRIEGTWLPDNDQIEEEIREYQALFQSDSQPAVLRRLREIALEWMQRLEAFNPFLTGAVLNGTAGEHSDIHLQIFCDNAKDVAIWLLNANVQYDVSETRHFAARGFVETLSFMWRPSRAEEPVGIHVALYNTDDLRGAVRADARGRLPRASAQALQALIDESGATSSTT from the coding sequence ATGGTTCGCAGATCACATTTCGATCCCCAGCGCGTGCGCGAGGAAATTGCCATCGCCGCAGCAAGGATGATCGCCGAGGACGGCCTCGACTACGCCACCGCCAAACGCAAGGCAGCCCGGCAGGTGGTGGGGGAAACGCGTATCGAAGGCACCTGGCTGCCCGACAACGACCAGATCGAGGAAGAGATCCGCGAATATCAGGCCCTCTTTCAGAGCGATAGCCAGCCTGCGGTGCTGCGCCGCCTGCGCGAAATCGCGCTCGAATGGATGCAGCGGCTAGAGGCGTTCAATCCGTTCCTGACCGGTGCGGTGCTCAATGGCACGGCGGGCGAGCACTCCGACATCCATCTGCAGATTTTTTGCGACAACGCGAAAGATGTCGCGATCTGGCTCCTGAATGCGAACGTGCAGTACGACGTGTCGGAAACGCGCCATTTCGCGGCGCGCGGCTTCGTGGAAACGCTCAGCTTCATGTGGCGTCCGTCACGCGCCGAAGAGCCGGTGGGCATCCACGTTGCGCTCTACAATACGGACGACTTGCGCGGCGCCGTGCGCGCCGACGCGCGGGGCAGGCTGCCACGCGCCAGTGCGCAGGCCCTCCAGGCGCTGATCGACGAGAGCGGCGCCACTTCTTCCACAACCTGA
- the aroQ gene encoding type II 3-dehydroquinate dehydratase — MTRLLVLHGPNLNLLGTREPEVYGRVTLPQIDQALSDRAADAGVELATFQSNHEGALVDRIQSARNEQTDFILINPAAYTHTSVAIRDALAGVGIPFVEIHLSNVHRRESFRHHSYFSDQAEGVICGLGWKGYLYALEYALDRLAARSAA; from the coding sequence ATGACGCGACTGCTGGTTCTGCACGGCCCCAACCTCAATCTTCTCGGCACCCGGGAACCGGAGGTGTATGGGCGCGTGACGCTGCCGCAGATCGATCAGGCGCTTTCGGACCGGGCGGCGGATGCCGGCGTCGAACTCGCGACCTTCCAGAGCAACCACGAAGGCGCGCTGGTCGACCGCATTCAGTCGGCCCGCAACGAGCAAACCGACTTCATCCTGATCAACCCGGCCGCGTACACGCATACGAGCGTCGCGATCCGGGATGCGCTGGCAGGCGTCGGCATCCCGTTCGTCGAGATTCACCTGTCGAACGTGCATCGCCGCGAGTCCTTCCGGCACCATTCGTATTTCTCCGACCAGGCCGAGGGTGTGATCTGCGGCCTCGGCTGGAAGGGTTATCTCTACGCGCTCGAATACGCGCTCGACCGGCTCGCTGCCCGGTCGGCGGCCTGA
- the mpl gene encoding UDP-N-acetylmuramate:L-alanyl-gamma-D-glutamyl-meso-diaminopimelate ligase has product MHIHILGICGTFMGGLAVLARSAGHTVTGCDAGVYPPMSTQLEAQGIRLIEGYDASQTELNPDLYVIGNVVTRGNPLMEEILNRGLPYTSGPQWLGEHVLRDKWVLAVAGTHGKTTTSSMLTWLLEDAGLNPGFLIGGVPLNFGVSARLTDSSFFVIEADEYDTAFFDKRSKFVHYRPRTALLNNLEFDHADIFPDLAAIETQFHHLVRTIPGVGRIVTNGRSDALERVLTRGVWSDVERFGVDGGWQALPAEDGVPVDERFAVYHNSERVGVVDWQIQGEHNRLNALAAIAAARSVGVPPAQAAASLATFRNVKRRMEVRGSVDGVTVFDDFAHHPTAIETTIAGLRTRVGHENTRILAVLEPRSNTMKLGVMKAQLPASLADADLVFGYGASSGKDALGWDLAGALAPLGEKARAFHDLETLVKAVVAAARPGDQVLVMSNGGFGGVHQKLLDALSARSAA; this is encoded by the coding sequence ATGCACATCCATATCCTCGGCATCTGCGGCACGTTCATGGGCGGACTCGCGGTGCTCGCGCGCAGCGCGGGCCACACGGTGACCGGCTGCGACGCCGGCGTGTACCCGCCGATGAGCACCCAGCTCGAAGCACAGGGCATCCGCCTCATCGAGGGTTACGACGCGAGCCAGACCGAACTGAACCCGGATCTCTATGTGATCGGCAACGTGGTCACGCGCGGCAACCCGCTGATGGAGGAGATCCTCAATCGCGGCCTGCCGTACACGTCGGGTCCGCAATGGCTCGGCGAGCATGTGCTGCGCGACAAGTGGGTGCTCGCGGTGGCGGGCACGCACGGCAAGACCACCACGAGCTCGATGCTCACATGGCTGCTCGAAGACGCGGGCCTGAATCCCGGCTTCCTGATCGGCGGCGTGCCGCTGAACTTCGGTGTGTCGGCGCGTCTGACCGATTCGAGCTTCTTCGTCATCGAAGCCGACGAGTACGACACTGCGTTCTTCGACAAGCGCTCGAAGTTCGTTCACTACCGTCCGCGCACGGCGCTGCTCAACAACCTCGAGTTCGATCACGCCGACATCTTCCCCGATCTCGCCGCAATCGAAACGCAGTTCCATCACCTCGTGCGCACGATTCCGGGCGTGGGCCGCATCGTCACGAATGGCCGTTCGGACGCGCTCGAGCGCGTGCTTACGCGCGGCGTGTGGAGCGACGTGGAGCGCTTCGGCGTGGATGGCGGCTGGCAGGCGCTGCCCGCGGAAGACGGCGTGCCCGTGGACGAGCGCTTCGCCGTGTATCACAACAGCGAGCGCGTGGGCGTGGTCGACTGGCAGATCCAGGGTGAACACAACCGCCTGAACGCGCTCGCGGCGATTGCCGCCGCACGCAGCGTGGGCGTGCCGCCCGCGCAGGCCGCGGCCTCGCTTGCCACGTTCCGCAACGTGAAGCGCCGCATGGAAGTGCGCGGAAGCGTGGACGGCGTGACCGTCTTCGACGACTTCGCGCACCATCCCACGGCCATCGAAACGACGATCGCCGGCCTGCGCACACGCGTAGGCCACGAAAACACGCGCATTCTCGCGGTGCTCGAGCCGCGCTCGAACACGATGAAGCTCGGCGTGATGAAGGCGCAGTTGCCGGCCAGTCTCGCCGACGCCGACCTCGTGTTCGGCTACGGCGCCTCAAGCGGCAAGGACGCGCTTGGCTGGGATCTCGCGGGCGCGCTTGCGCCGCTCGGAGAGAAGGCCCGTGCGTTCCACGATCTCGAAACGCTCGTGAAGGCAGTCGTCGCGGCAGCGCGACCCGGCGACCAGGTGCTCGTGATGAGCAACGGCGGCTTCGGCGGCGTGCATCAAAAGCTGCTCGATGCACTTTCGGCACGGAGCGCGGCGTGA
- a CDS encoding YqiA/YcfP family alpha/beta fold hydrolase: MIVYLHGFRSSPQSFKARLLAARMAELGRSGEWLCPTLPVSPQEAIAIAEQEIGAQLKQGERVTLIGSSLGGYFATHLAEKHGWRAALLNPAVVPDRDLSKYLGEQPLWHGGGSIVVEPRHLDELRALAVARVTQPARYYLMAATGDEVLDYREMLAHYPGVPTHLIEGSDHGISEFAEYVDEVIRFCDAA, from the coding sequence GTGATCGTCTATCTGCACGGTTTTCGCTCGTCGCCCCAGTCGTTCAAGGCGCGCCTGCTGGCGGCGCGTATGGCCGAGCTGGGCCGCAGCGGCGAATGGCTGTGCCCGACGCTGCCGGTTTCGCCGCAGGAGGCGATTGCAATCGCCGAACAGGAAATCGGTGCGCAGCTGAAGCAGGGCGAACGCGTCACGCTCATCGGCAGTTCGCTTGGCGGCTACTTCGCCACGCATCTCGCGGAAAAGCATGGCTGGCGCGCCGCGCTGCTGAACCCCGCCGTAGTGCCTGACCGCGATCTGTCGAAGTATCTAGGCGAGCAGCCGCTCTGGCACGGCGGCGGCAGCATCGTCGTCGAACCTCGCCATCTGGACGAGCTGCGTGCCCTGGCCGTCGCCCGCGTGACGCAGCCCGCGCGCTACTATTTGATGGCCGCGACCGGCGACGAAGTGCTCGATTACCGCGAGATGCTCGCGCATTATCCGGGTGTGCCCACACACCTGATCGAAGGCAGCGATCATGGCATCAGCGAGTTCGCAGAATACGTCGACGAAGTGATCCGTTTCTGCGACGCCGCTTGA
- a CDS encoding outer membrane lipoprotein codes for MKITSRLIVAAVIAGSLAMSGCAYNSSSADVYTASQAQREQSVRMATVESVRAVKISSNNGQPSGLGAIGGGALGAVAGSQIGGGTGSIVTGIIGGIAGAVAGNAVENGVAMRDGLEITVRLDNGDYRAITQTATGEVFNAGDRVRLLSSGGVTRVTH; via the coding sequence ATGAAAATAACGAGTCGTCTGATTGTTGCAGCTGTGATTGCGGGGTCGCTCGCGATGTCGGGCTGTGCCTATAACAGCAGTTCCGCCGATGTCTACACGGCCTCGCAGGCGCAGCGCGAGCAATCGGTGCGCATGGCCACGGTCGAAAGCGTGCGTGCGGTGAAGATCAGCTCGAACAACGGCCAACCTAGCGGCCTCGGCGCGATCGGTGGCGGTGCGCTTGGCGCAGTGGCCGGCAGCCAGATCGGCGGCGGCACGGGCTCGATCGTCACCGGCATCATCGGCGGCATTGCGGGCGCCGTGGCCGGCAACGCGGTCGAGAACGGCGTCGCCATGCGCGACGGCCTCGAGATCACAGTACGCCTCGACAACGGCGACTACCGGGCCATCACGCAAACAGCGACCGGCGAAGTCTTCAACGCGGGCGACCGCGTGCGGCTGCTCTCGAGCGGCGGCGTGACGCGCGTCACGCACTAA
- the tpx gene encoding thiol peroxidase produces MSQVTLGGNPIDVAGTFPSVGQKAPAFSLVGKDLKPVALADFAGKRKVLNIVPSLDTPTCATSTRKFNEAAAGLSNTAVVVISGDLPFAASRFCTTEGIANVVTASTFRGHEFAQAYGVDVTSGPLTGLTARAVVVLDENDNVLHAERVSEIKNEPNYDAALAALK; encoded by the coding sequence ATGAGTCAAGTCACGCTAGGCGGTAACCCGATCGACGTCGCCGGCACCTTCCCGAGCGTCGGCCAGAAGGCCCCGGCGTTCTCGCTCGTCGGCAAGGATCTGAAGCCCGTCGCGCTCGCCGATTTCGCCGGCAAGCGCAAGGTGCTGAACATCGTGCCGAGCCTCGACACGCCGACCTGCGCCACCTCCACGCGCAAGTTCAACGAAGCCGCGGCCGGCCTGAGCAACACGGCCGTCGTCGTGATCTCGGGCGACCTGCCGTTCGCCGCCTCGCGCTTCTGCACGACCGAAGGCATCGCCAACGTCGTCACGGCCTCGACGTTCCGCGGCCATGAATTCGCGCAAGCCTATGGCGTGGACGTGACGAGCGGCCCGCTCACCGGCCTGACCGCGCGCGCCGTTGTCGTGCTCGACGAAAACGACAACGTCCTGCACGCCGAGCGCGTGAGCGAAATCAAGAACGAACCGAACTACGACGCCGCACTCGCCGCGCTGAAGTAA
- the accB gene encoding acetyl-CoA carboxylase biotin carboxyl carrier protein gives MDLRKLKTLIDLVSESGISELEVTEGEGKVRIVKNAPPVYVQPSAQYAAPMAGAPLAAPAHVGEAAAAAPAAPAVPQGHVVTSPMVGTFYRAPSPGADPFVQVGDTVKEGQTLCIIEAMKLLNEIESDTAGVVKEILVENGQAVEYGQPLYVIA, from the coding sequence ATGGATCTACGTAAGCTGAAGACTCTGATCGACCTCGTCTCCGAATCGGGCATCTCGGAGCTCGAAGTGACCGAGGGTGAAGGCAAGGTGCGCATCGTCAAGAACGCGCCGCCCGTTTACGTGCAGCCGAGCGCGCAGTACGCCGCGCCGATGGCCGGTGCCCCGCTCGCCGCGCCCGCCCATGTCGGCGAAGCCGCCGCTGCGGCCCCCGCCGCGCCCGCCGTGCCGCAAGGCCACGTCGTGACCTCGCCGATGGTGGGCACGTTCTACCGCGCGCCGTCGCCGGGCGCCGACCCGTTCGTCCAGGTTGGCGACACGGTCAAGGAAGGCCAGACGCTTTGCATCATCGAAGCGATGAAGCTGCTCAACGAGATCGAGTCGGACACGGCCGGCGTGGTCAAGGAAATCCTCGTCGAGAACGGTCAGGCAGTCGAATACGGCCAGCCGCTCTACGTGATCGCCTAA
- the prmA gene encoding 50S ribosomal protein L11 methyltransferase: MSYRELIVELDRNRAEALSDALIELGALSVSVEDADADTPDEQPLFGEPGLTPDRTAWQHSRVIALIGADQDPAVLLAAASNELGLTETPKFSLREVEEQDWVRLTQSQFDPIQIGERIWVVPSWHDAPDPNALVLELDPGLAFGTGSHPTTRLCMEWLEQHVQPGNSLLDYGCGSGILAILAQKCGANPVIGIDIDPQAVESARHNSERNRAAVTYGLPDDCPAGEFDIVVANILSNPLKLMASMLSSRVKPGGRIALSGILARQAEEVAQVYAQWIDISVWREHEGWVCLAGTRRA; this comes from the coding sequence ATGAGCTACCGGGAACTGATCGTCGAGCTGGATCGTAATCGCGCGGAGGCACTGTCCGACGCGCTGATCGAGCTTGGCGCCCTCTCGGTGTCGGTGGAAGACGCCGACGCCGACACGCCAGACGAGCAACCGCTCTTCGGCGAACCGGGGCTCACCCCCGATCGCACCGCGTGGCAGCATTCGCGCGTGATTGCGCTGATCGGCGCCGATCAGGATCCCGCCGTGCTGCTCGCGGCCGCTTCGAACGAACTGGGTCTCACTGAAACGCCGAAGTTCTCGCTGCGCGAAGTCGAGGAGCAGGACTGGGTGCGTTTGACGCAATCGCAGTTCGACCCGATCCAGATCGGCGAGCGCATCTGGGTCGTGCCGTCGTGGCATGACGCACCGGACCCGAACGCGCTCGTGCTCGAACTGGACCCGGGCCTCGCGTTCGGCACGGGCAGCCACCCCACCACGCGCTTGTGCATGGAATGGCTCGAACAGCACGTGCAGCCTGGCAATTCGCTGCTCGACTACGGCTGCGGCTCGGGCATCCTCGCGATCCTCGCGCAGAAGTGCGGCGCGAATCCGGTGATCGGCATCGACATCGACCCGCAGGCGGTCGAGTCCGCGCGTCATAACAGCGAGCGCAACCGCGCGGCAGTCACCTACGGCCTGCCCGACGACTGCCCTGCCGGCGAGTTCGACATCGTCGTTGCCAACATCCTGTCGAATCCGCTCAAGTTGATGGCCTCGATGCTCTCCTCGCGCGTCAAGCCGGGCGGACGCATTGCACTCTCGGGCATCCTCGCGCGTCAAGCCGAGGAAGTCGCGCAGGTGTACGCGCAGTGGATCGACATCTCCGTTTGGCGCGAACACGAAGGCTGGGTCTGCCTCGCGGGTACGCGGCGCGCTTAA